From the Musa acuminata AAA Group cultivar baxijiao chromosome BXJ3-7, Cavendish_Baxijiao_AAA, whole genome shotgun sequence genome, one window contains:
- the LOC135643698 gene encoding uncharacterized protein LOC135643698, whose protein sequence is MAGCPATPDQSYHVRSISMPSRDHPLKLGVEEEMQKLKSMVAQSCLSAQTICEGLRALGGLYECIEELLHLPMSKYSNIQEKESVEVELDGSVRLLDLLGIMRDCMMTTKDQIRTLEIALRRQGVTVAESKMYTHIRFDKKAEKGIKSIFKLLKQMDDKYVSCCTNGKDSWMVTEILREARTITISLLQSIFKFLSLPRPQGKASRWSLISKALQKRKVACEGEQEEIEDNDGKIQRAQNQLQTLQNSIEDIETELECLFRRLIKNRVSLLNILSL, encoded by the coding sequence ATGGCTGGTTGTCCTGCAACACCTGATCAGTCTTACCATGTCAGATCCATCAGCATGCCATCTAGAGATCACCCTCTCAAGCTCGGAGTAGAGGAAGAGATGCAGAAGCTCAAGTCTATGGTGGCTCAATCCTGTTTATCAGCCCAAACTATATGCGAGGGATTGAGAGCGCTCGGAGGTTTGTACGAGTGCATCGAGGAGCTTCTCCACTTGCCTATGAGCAAATATTCCaacatacaagaaaaagaaagtgtGGAAGTGGAGTTGGACGGATCTGTCAGGCTGCTGGACTTGCTTGGCATCATGAGAGACTGCATGATGACAACAAAGGACCAGATCAGAACGCTTGAAATAGCCCTCAGAAGACAAGGAGTAACAGTTGCAGAGAGCAAGATGTATACTCACATTCGTTTTGACAAGAAGGCAGAGAAGGGTATCAAGAGTATCTTCAAATTACTGAAGCAGATGGATGACAAGTATGTCTCATGTTGTACCAACGGCAAGGACTCATGGATGGTGACCGAGATTCTGAGGGAAGCAAGAACAATCACCATTTCCCTTCTCCAGTCCATCTTCAAATTCTTGTCCTTGCCGAGGCCGCAAGGCAAAGCTAGCAGATGGTCTCTTATCTCAAAGGCATTGCAAAAGAGGAAAGTGGCCTGTGAGGGCGAGCAAGAGGAAATTGAAGATAATGATGGGAAGATACAGAGGGCACAAAATCAGTTGCAGACATTACAAAACAGCATCGAAGATATTGAAACAGAATTAGAATGCTTATTTAGAAGACTAATAAAAAATAGAGTCTCTCTTCTTAACATCCTAAGCCTGTAA
- the LOC135643697 gene encoding uncharacterized protein LOC135643697 — protein sequence MLVDMAGCPATPNQPYHVRSISMPSRDHPLKLRVEEEMQKLKSLVAQSCLSAQTICEGLRALGGLYECIEELLHLPMSKYSNIQEKESVEVELDGSVRQMDLLGIMRDSMMTTKDQIRTLEIAHRRQGVTVAESKMYTHIRFDKKAEKSIKSIFKLLKQMYDKDVSCCSNGKDSWMVTEILREARAITISLLQSIFKFLSMPTPQGKVSRWSLISKALQKRKVACEGDQEEIEDNDGKIQRAQNQLRTLQNSIEDIETGLECLFRRLVKNRVSLLNILSL from the coding sequence ATGCTGGTGGATATGGCTGGTTGTCCTGCAACACCTAATCAGCCTTACCATGTCAGATCCATCAGCATGCCATCTAGAGATCACCCTCTCAAGCTCAGAGTAGAGGAAGAGATGCAGAAGCTCAAGTCTTTGGTGGCTCAATCCTGTTTATCAGCCCAAACTATATGCGAGGGATTGAGAGCGCTCGGAGGTTTGTACGAGTGCATCGAGGAGCTTCTCCATTTGCCTATGAGCAAATATTCCaacatacaagaaaaagaaagtgtGGAAGTGGAGTTGGACGGATCTGTCAGGCAGATGGACTTGCTGGGCATCATGAGAGACAGCATGATGACAACAAAGGACCAGATCAGAACGCTTGAAATAGCCCACAGAAGACAAGGAGTAACAGTTGCAGAGAGCAAGATGTATACTCACATTCGTTTTGACAAGAAGGCAGAGAAGAGTATCAAGAGTATCTTCAAATTACTGAAGCAGATGTATGACAAGGATGTCTCATGTTGTAGCAACGGCAAGGACTCATGGATGGTGACCGAGATTCTGAGGGAAGCAAGAGCAATCACCATTTCCCTTCTCCAGTCCATCTTCAAATTCTTGTCCATGCCGACGCCGCAAGGCAAAGTTAGCAGATGGTCTCTTATCTCAAAGGCATTGCAAAAGAGGAAAGTGGCCTGTGAGGGCGACCAAGAGGAAATTGAAGATAATGATGGGAAGATACAGAGGGCACAAAATCAGTTGCGGACATTACAAAACAGCATCGAAGATATTGAAACAGGATTAGAATGCTTATTTAGAAGACTAGTCAAAAATAGAGTCTCTCTTCTTAACATCCTAAGCCTGTAA